From Oligoflexia bacterium, one genomic window encodes:
- the ftsH gene encoding ATP-dependent zinc metalloprotease FtsH — MRQSQKTLALWATLVLLGVMLYHFYDNRASTMITEFNFSKFIKAVQSGEIENITFRDNGEIIGELKPAFETKYKGKQFHIVGNTGDEVLKIVMAAGLIPNYENTERTSFMHALFVNWLPLVFIFVMFLLFMRQIQAGGGKAMSFGKSKARLLTENKNKVTFKDVAGINEAKEELEEIIQFLKDPKKFTRLGGRIPKGVLLMGPPGTGKTLLARAIAGEAGVPFFSISGSDFVEMFVGVGASRVRDLFEQGKKNAPCIIFIDEIDAVGRHRGAGLGGGHDEREQTLNQLLVEMDGFEGNVGVILIAATNRPDVLDPALLRPGRFDRRVVVSKPDVKGREMILRVHTRKTPMATEVDLIKIARGTPGFSGADLESLVNEAALLAARKNKQKLDTDDFELAKDKVIMGAERKSMVISDEEKRITAYHEAGHALVGKFTPGTDPIHKVTIIPRGMALGLTQTLPEKERLNLTNHAAENNIAFLMGGRVAEELIFNNTTTGAGNDIERATEIARRMVCEWGMSTLGPMTFGKREEQVFLGKEISKSQDYSESTAQAIDKEIRDIISRNYGKAKELLKNKVETLHALAEALVQREVLDGHEVDMIVEGKTLADIDEERKKRHEILKAQNDAALNATIEDAKTASNAEVATKPVRA; from the coding sequence ATGCGCCAATCCCAAAAAACTTTGGCACTCTGGGCAACACTTGTTCTACTGGGTGTCATGCTTTATCATTTTTATGATAACCGCGCTTCGACCATGATTACTGAATTCAATTTTTCAAAATTTATTAAAGCAGTTCAATCAGGCGAAATCGAAAACATAACATTCCGCGATAATGGCGAAATCATTGGTGAGCTTAAACCTGCCTTTGAAACAAAATATAAGGGCAAACAATTTCACATCGTTGGTAATACGGGTGACGAGGTTTTAAAAATCGTCATGGCTGCAGGCTTGATTCCTAATTACGAAAATACTGAGCGCACAAGTTTTATGCATGCCCTTTTCGTAAATTGGCTCCCCTTAGTATTTATTTTTGTAATGTTTTTACTTTTCATGCGCCAGATCCAAGCGGGTGGTGGGAAAGCCATGAGCTTTGGAAAATCTAAAGCAAGGCTTTTGACTGAGAATAAAAATAAAGTCACATTCAAAGATGTAGCTGGAATTAACGAGGCAAAAGAAGAACTCGAAGAGATTATTCAGTTTTTAAAAGATCCAAAAAAGTTCACTCGCCTTGGTGGCCGTATCCCTAAGGGTGTTTTACTCATGGGCCCTCCTGGTACTGGTAAAACATTACTTGCTCGAGCCATTGCAGGTGAAGCCGGTGTTCCATTTTTTAGTATCTCCGGTTCAGACTTTGTCGAAATGTTCGTAGGCGTTGGTGCAAGTCGTGTGCGTGATCTTTTTGAACAAGGTAAGAAAAATGCTCCTTGTATCATCTTTATCGACGAGATCGATGCAGTAGGACGTCATCGTGGTGCAGGTTTGGGTGGAGGTCACGATGAGCGTGAACAAACACTTAACCAACTTCTTGTTGAGATGGACGGCTTTGAAGGCAACGTCGGAGTTATTCTCATAGCAGCGACTAACAGGCCTGATGTTCTTGATCCGGCACTCTTAAGACCAGGTCGCTTTGATCGTCGTGTTGTTGTGAGTAAGCCTGATGTTAAGGGCCGTGAAATGATTTTAAGAGTTCATACACGCAAAACTCCCATGGCAACAGAAGTAGATCTTATCAAAATCGCTCGCGGCACACCTGGCTTTTCAGGTGCAGATCTTGAGAGCTTAGTAAATGAAGCAGCCTTATTAGCAGCGCGAAAAAACAAGCAAAAATTAGACACAGATGATTTTGAATTAGCAAAAGACAAAGTAATCATGGGAGCTGAAAGAAAAAGTATGGTCATCAGTGATGAAGAAAAAAGAATCACTGCCTACCACGAAGCAGGGCATGCGTTAGTTGGTAAATTCACACCTGGAACAGACCCCATTCATAAGGTTACAATTATTCCTCGCGGTATGGCTCTGGGTCTTACTCAAACTCTTCCTGAAAAAGAACGATTAAATCTCACTAATCATGCTGCTGAAAACAACATTGCATTTTTAATGGGTGGTCGTGTGGCCGAAGAGTTAATTTTTAATAACACAACTACTGGTGCCGGTAATGATATTGAACGCGCCACTGAGATTGCAAGGCGTATGGTTTGCGAATGGGGTATGTCGACCTTAGGGCCCATGACTTTTGGCAAACGCGAAGAGCAAGTGTTTTTAGGAAAAGAAATTTCTAAGTCGCAAGATTATTCAGAATCAACGGCTCAGGCTATTGATAAAGAGATTCGCGACATTATTTCTCGCAATTACGGAAAAGCTAAAGAGCTGTTAAAAAACAAAGTAGAAACCCTTCATGCACTTGCAGAGGCATTAGTGCAGAGAGAAGTTTTAGATGGTCATGAAGTTGATATGATTGTTGAGGGCAAGACTTTAGCCGATATCGATGAAGAACGTAAAAAACGACATGAGATTCTTAAAGCGCAAAATGATGCTGCTTTAAACGCCACTATTGAAGACGCAAAAACTGCCAGTAATGCAGAAGTAGCAACAAAGCCGGTAAGGGCATAA